The Budorcas taxicolor isolate Tak-1 chromosome 18, Takin1.1, whole genome shotgun sequence genome window below encodes:
- the GINS3 gene encoding DNA replication complex GINS protein PSF3, with the protein MSEAYFRVESGALGPQEHFLSLDDILMSHEKLSVRTEIPMPRLGAFFLDRSGGAETDNAIPEGTKLELPLWLAKGLFDNKRRILSVELPKIYQEGWRTVFSADANVVDLHKMGPHFYGFGSQLLHFDSPENADISHSLLQTFVGRFRRIMDSSQNAYNEDTSALVARLDEMERGLFQTGQKGLNDFQCWEKGQASQLTASNLVQNYAKRKFTDMED; encoded by the exons ATGTCCGAGGCTTATTTCCGGGTGGAGTCGGGTGCGCTGGGTCCTCAGgagcattttctttccttggacGACATTCTGATGTCCCACGAGAAGCTCTCGGTGCGCACGGAGATCCCCATGCCGCGCCTGGGCGCTTTCTTCCTAGACCGGAGCGGAGGGGCCGAGACTGACAATGCGATCCCGGAG GGCACAAAGCTTGAACTCCCTTTGTGGCTGGCAAAGGGACTTTTTGACAACAAGCGGCGGATTCTTTCAGTGGAACTTCCCAAGATCTACCAGGAGGGTTGGAGGACTGTGTTCAGTGCAGACGCCAACGTGGTGGACCTCCACAAAATGGGACCACATTTCTATGGGTTCGGCTCCCAGCTCCTGCATTTTGACAGTCCAGAGAATGCTGACATCTCCCATTCTCTCCTGCAG ACATTTGTTGGACGTTTCCGCCGCATCATGGATTCTTCCCAGAATGCTTACAATGAAGACACGTCGGCACTCGTGGCCCGGCTAGACGAGATGGAGAGAGGCTTGTTTCAAACAGGGCAGAaaggactgaatgactttcagtgTTGGGAGAAGGGGCAGGCATCTCAGCTCACAGCTTCCAACCTGGTTCAGAACTACGCAAAGAGAAAATTCACTGACATGGAAGACTGA